Proteins from one Neodiprion fabricii isolate iyNeoFabr1 chromosome 5, iyNeoFabr1.1, whole genome shotgun sequence genomic window:
- the LOC124182587 gene encoding E3 ubiquitin-protein ligase Bre1 isoform X1, whose protein sequence is MSKRPADSGDSGSQPPIKKVQFEPILIGPISTLEEMDMKVLQFQNKKLAQRLEQRHRMEAELRQRIEQLEKRQTQDDAVLNVVNRYWNQLNEDIRVLLQRFDAETADESENKNESEATTSFLMQLSSWDKEELDDKLANRVQVSKRAVSKVVQAFDRLSQRNEKITLALKGEFEGEEAPNIDDVVKKANAEIQAENRNLQAINIQLHEKYHTISLKMSELQDTITGKDTLAAELRNQVDDLQYELNKVRSRNDKLEHHLGEAIEKLKAFQQIHGSDDKGSNKPSTMVASSVSQTKVEDLQRELEETRELANNRLQELDKLHQQHRDSLKEVEKLKMDIRQLPESVIVETTEYKCLQSQFSVLYNESMQLKTQLDDARQQLQSSKNAHLRHIEMMESEELMAQKKLRGECIQLEDVLAQLRKEYEMLRIEFEQNLAANEQTGPINREMRHLITSLQNHNQQLKGEVHRYKRKYKEASAEIPRLKKEVEEVTTRLGQQTALENKEGSSSDCSGKEEDTSGSLQGSTQVRSVIKEESGMAIKRETGADEDVETVDVAEGDASKGTPDSLTLASPTLKKEKDTKREKDVKKETVKTEHREPAHRTKETKIMESELVRDLKAQLKKAVNEMKEMKLLLDMYKGVGKEQRDKVQLMAAERKIRGEVEELRQQIKKIQCTNNQQESKREERKKLADEDAQIKIKKLEEQAYTLQRQVASQKQNCVWLQEEEALLNEMEVTGQAFEDMQEQNSRLIQQLREKDDANFKLMTERIKSNQLHKLAREEKDVLKEQVITLTTQVEAANVVVRKLEEKERLLQNSLATVEKELALRQQAMEMHKRKAIESAQSAADLKLHLEKYHSQMKEAQQVVAEKTSSLEAEAYKTKRLQEEIAQLRRKVERMKKIELAETLDEVMAEELREYKETLTCPSCKVKRKDAVLTKCFHVFCWDCLRTRYETRQRKCPKCNCAFGANDYHRLYLST, encoded by the exons AAGAGATGGACATGAAGGTTCTTCAGTTTCAGAATAAGAAACTAGCTCAG AGGTTGGAACAGAGACATCGAATGGAAGCTGAACTGCGCCAGAGGATTGAACAGCTAGAAAAGAGGCAAACTCAAGATGATGCCGTACTGAATGTAGTTAATCGATATTGGAATCAACTTAATGAAGATATAAGAGTTCTTCTCCAAAGATTTGATGCAGAAACTGCTGACGAGTCTGAGAATAAAA ACGAAAGCGAAGCAACAACCTCATTTCTAATGCAGCTTTCGTCCTGGGACAAAGAAGAACTTGACGATAAATTGGCAAATCGCGTTCAAGTTTCTAAGCGTGCTGTTTCCAAAGTTGTTCAGGCATTTGATCGGCTCTCTCAGCgcaatgaaaaaatcacattAGCTCTTAAAGGCGAGTTTGAGGGAG AGGAAGCCCCAAACATCGATGATGTCGTTAAGAAAGCCAATGCTGAAATTCAAGCAGAAAACCGAAACTTACAAGCTATCAATATACAGCttcatgaaaaatatcataccATTTCCCTCAAG ATGTCCGAGCTGCAAGATACTATAACTGGAAAAGATACGTTAGCTGCAGAATTGAGAAATCAAGTAGACGATCTGCAATACGAATTGAATAAAGTGCGTTCTAGAAACGACAAGCTGGAACATCATCTCGGAGAGGCTATTGAAAAGTTAAAAGCCTTCCAGCAAATTCATGGTTCTGATGATAAGGGATCTAACAAACCAAGTACTATGGTTGCTTCTAGTGTTTCTCAGACCAAG GTCGAAGATCTTCAAAGAGAATTGGAAGAAACTCGTGAACTGGCGAATAACAGGCTGCAGGAATTGGACAAACTACACCAACAACATCGAGATTCACTGAAAGAagttgagaaattaaaaatggac ATTCGTCAGCTACCTGAGTCTGTCATTGTTGAAACAACCGAATACAAATGTCTTCAGTCTCAGTTCTCGGTTTTGTACAATGAGTCTATGCAGTTAAAGACACAGCTGGATGATGCTCGACAGCAGCTTCAATCTAGCAAAAATGCTCATCTCCGACACATTGAAATGATGGAG AGCGAAGAGCTGATGGCTCAAAAGAAACTGCGCGGAGAGTGTATTCAGTTGGAAGATGTTCTGGCCCAGCTGCGCAAGGAATACGAAATGCTTCGCATAGAATTCGAACAAAACCTGGCAGCCAACGAGCAGACCGGACCTATAAATAGAGAAATGCGACACCTTATAACTTCTCTCCAGAATCATAATCAACAATTGAAAGGGGAAGTGCATCGCTACAAGCGGAAATACAAAGAAGCATCTGCAGAAATACCGAGA CTAAAAAAAGAAGTGGAGGAGGTGACAACTAGATTGGGTCAGCAAACTGCGTTAGAAAACAAGGAGGGCAGTAGCTCCGACTGCAGCGGAAAGGAAGAAGATACATCCGGCTCACTCCAAGGATCCACTCAGGTGCGCAGTGTT ATCAAGGAAGAGAGTGGGATGGCAATCAAGAGAGAGACTGGAGCTGACGAAGACGTTGAGACTGTAGATGTCGCAGAGGGAGATGCTAGCAAAGGGACCCCGGATTCTCTTACTCTAGCTTCGCCAACTCTGAAAAAGGAGAAGGACACTAAAAGAGAAAAGGATGTGAAGAAAGAGACTGTGAAGACTGAGCACCGGGAGCCTGCGCATCGTACCAAGGAAACTAAGATCATGGAGTCAGAATTAGTCAGAGATCTCAAGGCTCAACTCAA AAAAGctgtaaatgaaatgaaagaaatgaagCTTTTGTTGGATATGTACAAAGGGGTTGGCAAAGAACAACGAGACAAGGTACAACTGATGGCTGCTGAGCGGAAAATTCGGGGAGAAGTTGAAGAACTCCGCCAACAGATAAAGAAGATACAG TGCACGAATAATCAACAGGAAAGCAAACGTGAGGAACGTAAAAAACTAGCAGATGAAGATGCacaaatcaaaataaaaaaattagaagagCAGGCCTACACTTTGCAAAGACAAGTAGCCTCGCAGAAACAG AATTGCGTCTGGCTGCAGGAGGAGGAGGCCCTTCTCAACGAAATGGAGGTTACTGGCCAAGCGTTTGAGGACATGCAAGAGCAAAATTCAAGACTCATACAGCAACTGAGGGAGAAAGACGAcgcgaatttcaaattgatgaCGGAACGAATAAAAAGCAATCAGCTCCACAAGCTGGCCAGGGAGGAAAAGGACGTTCTTAAGGAACAGGTCATCACTTTGACTACGCAAGTAGAGGCTGCTAACGTAGTTGTAAGGAAACTGGAGGAGAAAGAACGATTGCTACAAAATTCCTTGGCCACAGTAGAAAAAGAACTGGCTCTCAGGCAGCAGGCAATGGAAATGCATAAAAGAAAAGCCATTGAGAGTGCCCAGTCAGCAGCTGATTTGAAACTTCATCTTG aaaaatatcattcgcAAATGAAGGAAGCACAACAAGTTGTCGCAGAAAAAACAAGTTCCTTAGAAGCCGAGGcttataaaacaaaaagattGCAG gAGGAAATAGCACAATTGAGAAGAAAAGTGGAACGTATGAAAAAGATCGAATTGGCGGAAACGTTGGATGAGGTTATGGCTGAAGAATTGCGCGAATACAAAGAGACTTTGACTTGTCCATCGTGTAAAGTAAAGCGTAAGGATGCAGTCCTCACCAAATGCTTCCATGTTTTTTGTTGGGACTGTTTGCGTACTCGTTACGAAACACGTCAACGTAAATGTCCAAAGTGCAATTGTGCATTTGGTGCCAATGACTATCACAGACTTTATCTGTcaacataa
- the LOC124182587 gene encoding E3 ubiquitin-protein ligase Bre1 isoform X4 — MSKRPADSGDSGSQPPIKKVQFEPILIGPISTLEEMDMKVLQFQNKKLAQRLEQRHRMEAELRQRIEQLEKRQTQDDAVLNVVNRYWNQLNEDIRVLLQRFDAETADESENKNESEATTSFLMQLSSWDKEELDDKLANRVQVSKRAVSKVVQAFDRLSQRNEKITLALKGEFEGEEAPNIDDVVKKANAEIQAENRNLQAINIQLHEKYHTISLKMSELQDTITGKDTLAAELRNQVDDLQYELNKVRSRNDKLEHHLGEAIEKLKAFQQIHGSDDKGSNKPSTMVASSVSQTKVEDLQRELEETRELANNRLQELDKLHQQHRDSLKEVEKLKMDIRQLPESVIVETTEYKCLQSQFSVLYNESMQLKTQLDDARQQLQSSKNAHLRHIEMMESEELMAQKKLRGECIQLEDVLAQLRKEYEMLRIEFEQNLAANEQTGPINREMRHLITSLQNHNQQLKGEVHRYKRKYKEASAEIPRLKKEVEEVTTRLGQQTALENKEGSSSDCSGKEEDTSGSLQGSTQVRSVIKEESGMAIKRETGADEDVETVDVAEGDASKGTPDSLTLASPTLKKEKDTKREKDVKKETVKTEHREPAHRTKETKIMESELVRDLKAQLKKAVNEMKEMKLLLDMYKGVGKEQRDKVQLMAAERKIRGEVEELRQQIKKIQCTNNQQESKREERKKLADEDAQIKIKKLEEQAYTLQRQVASQKQEEEALLNEMEVTGQAFEDMQEQNSRLIQQLREKDDANFKLMTERIKSNQLHKLAREEKDVLKEQVITLTTQVEAANVVVRKLEEKERLLQNSLATVEKELALRQQAMEMHKRKAIESAQSAADLKLHLEKYHSQMKEAQQVVAEKTSSLEAEAYKTKRLQEEIAQLRRKVERMKKIELAETLDEVMAEELREYKETLTCPSCKVKRKDAVLTKCFHVFCWDCLRTRYETRQRKCPKCNCAFGANDYHRLYLST, encoded by the exons AAGAGATGGACATGAAGGTTCTTCAGTTTCAGAATAAGAAACTAGCTCAG AGGTTGGAACAGAGACATCGAATGGAAGCTGAACTGCGCCAGAGGATTGAACAGCTAGAAAAGAGGCAAACTCAAGATGATGCCGTACTGAATGTAGTTAATCGATATTGGAATCAACTTAATGAAGATATAAGAGTTCTTCTCCAAAGATTTGATGCAGAAACTGCTGACGAGTCTGAGAATAAAA ACGAAAGCGAAGCAACAACCTCATTTCTAATGCAGCTTTCGTCCTGGGACAAAGAAGAACTTGACGATAAATTGGCAAATCGCGTTCAAGTTTCTAAGCGTGCTGTTTCCAAAGTTGTTCAGGCATTTGATCGGCTCTCTCAGCgcaatgaaaaaatcacattAGCTCTTAAAGGCGAGTTTGAGGGAG AGGAAGCCCCAAACATCGATGATGTCGTTAAGAAAGCCAATGCTGAAATTCAAGCAGAAAACCGAAACTTACAAGCTATCAATATACAGCttcatgaaaaatatcataccATTTCCCTCAAG ATGTCCGAGCTGCAAGATACTATAACTGGAAAAGATACGTTAGCTGCAGAATTGAGAAATCAAGTAGACGATCTGCAATACGAATTGAATAAAGTGCGTTCTAGAAACGACAAGCTGGAACATCATCTCGGAGAGGCTATTGAAAAGTTAAAAGCCTTCCAGCAAATTCATGGTTCTGATGATAAGGGATCTAACAAACCAAGTACTATGGTTGCTTCTAGTGTTTCTCAGACCAAG GTCGAAGATCTTCAAAGAGAATTGGAAGAAACTCGTGAACTGGCGAATAACAGGCTGCAGGAATTGGACAAACTACACCAACAACATCGAGATTCACTGAAAGAagttgagaaattaaaaatggac ATTCGTCAGCTACCTGAGTCTGTCATTGTTGAAACAACCGAATACAAATGTCTTCAGTCTCAGTTCTCGGTTTTGTACAATGAGTCTATGCAGTTAAAGACACAGCTGGATGATGCTCGACAGCAGCTTCAATCTAGCAAAAATGCTCATCTCCGACACATTGAAATGATGGAG AGCGAAGAGCTGATGGCTCAAAAGAAACTGCGCGGAGAGTGTATTCAGTTGGAAGATGTTCTGGCCCAGCTGCGCAAGGAATACGAAATGCTTCGCATAGAATTCGAACAAAACCTGGCAGCCAACGAGCAGACCGGACCTATAAATAGAGAAATGCGACACCTTATAACTTCTCTCCAGAATCATAATCAACAATTGAAAGGGGAAGTGCATCGCTACAAGCGGAAATACAAAGAAGCATCTGCAGAAATACCGAGA CTAAAAAAAGAAGTGGAGGAGGTGACAACTAGATTGGGTCAGCAAACTGCGTTAGAAAACAAGGAGGGCAGTAGCTCCGACTGCAGCGGAAAGGAAGAAGATACATCCGGCTCACTCCAAGGATCCACTCAGGTGCGCAGTGTT ATCAAGGAAGAGAGTGGGATGGCAATCAAGAGAGAGACTGGAGCTGACGAAGACGTTGAGACTGTAGATGTCGCAGAGGGAGATGCTAGCAAAGGGACCCCGGATTCTCTTACTCTAGCTTCGCCAACTCTGAAAAAGGAGAAGGACACTAAAAGAGAAAAGGATGTGAAGAAAGAGACTGTGAAGACTGAGCACCGGGAGCCTGCGCATCGTACCAAGGAAACTAAGATCATGGAGTCAGAATTAGTCAGAGATCTCAAGGCTCAACTCAA AAAAGctgtaaatgaaatgaaagaaatgaagCTTTTGTTGGATATGTACAAAGGGGTTGGCAAAGAACAACGAGACAAGGTACAACTGATGGCTGCTGAGCGGAAAATTCGGGGAGAAGTTGAAGAACTCCGCCAACAGATAAAGAAGATACAG TGCACGAATAATCAACAGGAAAGCAAACGTGAGGAACGTAAAAAACTAGCAGATGAAGATGCacaaatcaaaataaaaaaattagaagagCAGGCCTACACTTTGCAAAGACAAGTAGCCTCGCAGAAACAG GAGGAGGAGGCCCTTCTCAACGAAATGGAGGTTACTGGCCAAGCGTTTGAGGACATGCAAGAGCAAAATTCAAGACTCATACAGCAACTGAGGGAGAAAGACGAcgcgaatttcaaattgatgaCGGAACGAATAAAAAGCAATCAGCTCCACAAGCTGGCCAGGGAGGAAAAGGACGTTCTTAAGGAACAGGTCATCACTTTGACTACGCAAGTAGAGGCTGCTAACGTAGTTGTAAGGAAACTGGAGGAGAAAGAACGATTGCTACAAAATTCCTTGGCCACAGTAGAAAAAGAACTGGCTCTCAGGCAGCAGGCAATGGAAATGCATAAAAGAAAAGCCATTGAGAGTGCCCAGTCAGCAGCTGATTTGAAACTTCATCTTG aaaaatatcattcgcAAATGAAGGAAGCACAACAAGTTGTCGCAGAAAAAACAAGTTCCTTAGAAGCCGAGGcttataaaacaaaaagattGCAG gAGGAAATAGCACAATTGAGAAGAAAAGTGGAACGTATGAAAAAGATCGAATTGGCGGAAACGTTGGATGAGGTTATGGCTGAAGAATTGCGCGAATACAAAGAGACTTTGACTTGTCCATCGTGTAAAGTAAAGCGTAAGGATGCAGTCCTCACCAAATGCTTCCATGTTTTTTGTTGGGACTGTTTGCGTACTCGTTACGAAACACGTCAACGTAAATGTCCAAAGTGCAATTGTGCATTTGGTGCCAATGACTATCACAGACTTTATCTGTcaacataa
- the LOC124182587 gene encoding E3 ubiquitin-protein ligase Bre1 isoform X2, with product MSKRPADSGDSGSQPPIKKVQFEPILIGPISTLEEMDMKVLQFQNKKLAQRLEQRHRMEAELRQRIEQLEKRQTQDDAVLNVVNRYWNQLNEDIRVLLQRFDAETADESENKNESEATTSFLMQLSSWDKEELDDKLANRVQVSKRAVSKVVQAFDRLSQRNEKITLALKGEFEGEEAPNIDDVVKKANAEIQAENRNLQAINIQLHEKYHTISLKMSELQDTITGKDTLAAELRNQVDDLQYELNKVRSRNDKLEHHLGEAIEKLKAFQQIHGSDDKGSNKPSTMVASSVSQTKVEDLQRELEETRELANNRLQELDKLHQQHRDSLKEVEKLKMDIRQLPESVIVETTEYKCLQSQFSVLYNESMQLKTQLDDARQQLQSSKNAHLRHIEMMESEELMAQKKLRGECIQLEDVLAQLRKEYEMLRIEFEQNLAANEQTGPINREMRHLITSLQNHNQQLKGEVHRYKRKYKEASAEIPRLKKEVEEVTTRLGQQTALENKEGSSSDCSGKEEDTSGSLQGSTQIKEESGMAIKRETGADEDVETVDVAEGDASKGTPDSLTLASPTLKKEKDTKREKDVKKETVKTEHREPAHRTKETKIMESELVRDLKAQLKKAVNEMKEMKLLLDMYKGVGKEQRDKVQLMAAERKIRGEVEELRQQIKKIQCTNNQQESKREERKKLADEDAQIKIKKLEEQAYTLQRQVASQKQNCVWLQEEEALLNEMEVTGQAFEDMQEQNSRLIQQLREKDDANFKLMTERIKSNQLHKLAREEKDVLKEQVITLTTQVEAANVVVRKLEEKERLLQNSLATVEKELALRQQAMEMHKRKAIESAQSAADLKLHLEKYHSQMKEAQQVVAEKTSSLEAEAYKTKRLQEEIAQLRRKVERMKKIELAETLDEVMAEELREYKETLTCPSCKVKRKDAVLTKCFHVFCWDCLRTRYETRQRKCPKCNCAFGANDYHRLYLST from the exons AAGAGATGGACATGAAGGTTCTTCAGTTTCAGAATAAGAAACTAGCTCAG AGGTTGGAACAGAGACATCGAATGGAAGCTGAACTGCGCCAGAGGATTGAACAGCTAGAAAAGAGGCAAACTCAAGATGATGCCGTACTGAATGTAGTTAATCGATATTGGAATCAACTTAATGAAGATATAAGAGTTCTTCTCCAAAGATTTGATGCAGAAACTGCTGACGAGTCTGAGAATAAAA ACGAAAGCGAAGCAACAACCTCATTTCTAATGCAGCTTTCGTCCTGGGACAAAGAAGAACTTGACGATAAATTGGCAAATCGCGTTCAAGTTTCTAAGCGTGCTGTTTCCAAAGTTGTTCAGGCATTTGATCGGCTCTCTCAGCgcaatgaaaaaatcacattAGCTCTTAAAGGCGAGTTTGAGGGAG AGGAAGCCCCAAACATCGATGATGTCGTTAAGAAAGCCAATGCTGAAATTCAAGCAGAAAACCGAAACTTACAAGCTATCAATATACAGCttcatgaaaaatatcataccATTTCCCTCAAG ATGTCCGAGCTGCAAGATACTATAACTGGAAAAGATACGTTAGCTGCAGAATTGAGAAATCAAGTAGACGATCTGCAATACGAATTGAATAAAGTGCGTTCTAGAAACGACAAGCTGGAACATCATCTCGGAGAGGCTATTGAAAAGTTAAAAGCCTTCCAGCAAATTCATGGTTCTGATGATAAGGGATCTAACAAACCAAGTACTATGGTTGCTTCTAGTGTTTCTCAGACCAAG GTCGAAGATCTTCAAAGAGAATTGGAAGAAACTCGTGAACTGGCGAATAACAGGCTGCAGGAATTGGACAAACTACACCAACAACATCGAGATTCACTGAAAGAagttgagaaattaaaaatggac ATTCGTCAGCTACCTGAGTCTGTCATTGTTGAAACAACCGAATACAAATGTCTTCAGTCTCAGTTCTCGGTTTTGTACAATGAGTCTATGCAGTTAAAGACACAGCTGGATGATGCTCGACAGCAGCTTCAATCTAGCAAAAATGCTCATCTCCGACACATTGAAATGATGGAG AGCGAAGAGCTGATGGCTCAAAAGAAACTGCGCGGAGAGTGTATTCAGTTGGAAGATGTTCTGGCCCAGCTGCGCAAGGAATACGAAATGCTTCGCATAGAATTCGAACAAAACCTGGCAGCCAACGAGCAGACCGGACCTATAAATAGAGAAATGCGACACCTTATAACTTCTCTCCAGAATCATAATCAACAATTGAAAGGGGAAGTGCATCGCTACAAGCGGAAATACAAAGAAGCATCTGCAGAAATACCGAGA CTAAAAAAAGAAGTGGAGGAGGTGACAACTAGATTGGGTCAGCAAACTGCGTTAGAAAACAAGGAGGGCAGTAGCTCCGACTGCAGCGGAAAGGAAGAAGATACATCCGGCTCACTCCAAGGATCCACTCAG ATCAAGGAAGAGAGTGGGATGGCAATCAAGAGAGAGACTGGAGCTGACGAAGACGTTGAGACTGTAGATGTCGCAGAGGGAGATGCTAGCAAAGGGACCCCGGATTCTCTTACTCTAGCTTCGCCAACTCTGAAAAAGGAGAAGGACACTAAAAGAGAAAAGGATGTGAAGAAAGAGACTGTGAAGACTGAGCACCGGGAGCCTGCGCATCGTACCAAGGAAACTAAGATCATGGAGTCAGAATTAGTCAGAGATCTCAAGGCTCAACTCAA AAAAGctgtaaatgaaatgaaagaaatgaagCTTTTGTTGGATATGTACAAAGGGGTTGGCAAAGAACAACGAGACAAGGTACAACTGATGGCTGCTGAGCGGAAAATTCGGGGAGAAGTTGAAGAACTCCGCCAACAGATAAAGAAGATACAG TGCACGAATAATCAACAGGAAAGCAAACGTGAGGAACGTAAAAAACTAGCAGATGAAGATGCacaaatcaaaataaaaaaattagaagagCAGGCCTACACTTTGCAAAGACAAGTAGCCTCGCAGAAACAG AATTGCGTCTGGCTGCAGGAGGAGGAGGCCCTTCTCAACGAAATGGAGGTTACTGGCCAAGCGTTTGAGGACATGCAAGAGCAAAATTCAAGACTCATACAGCAACTGAGGGAGAAAGACGAcgcgaatttcaaattgatgaCGGAACGAATAAAAAGCAATCAGCTCCACAAGCTGGCCAGGGAGGAAAAGGACGTTCTTAAGGAACAGGTCATCACTTTGACTACGCAAGTAGAGGCTGCTAACGTAGTTGTAAGGAAACTGGAGGAGAAAGAACGATTGCTACAAAATTCCTTGGCCACAGTAGAAAAAGAACTGGCTCTCAGGCAGCAGGCAATGGAAATGCATAAAAGAAAAGCCATTGAGAGTGCCCAGTCAGCAGCTGATTTGAAACTTCATCTTG aaaaatatcattcgcAAATGAAGGAAGCACAACAAGTTGTCGCAGAAAAAACAAGTTCCTTAGAAGCCGAGGcttataaaacaaaaagattGCAG gAGGAAATAGCACAATTGAGAAGAAAAGTGGAACGTATGAAAAAGATCGAATTGGCGGAAACGTTGGATGAGGTTATGGCTGAAGAATTGCGCGAATACAAAGAGACTTTGACTTGTCCATCGTGTAAAGTAAAGCGTAAGGATGCAGTCCTCACCAAATGCTTCCATGTTTTTTGTTGGGACTGTTTGCGTACTCGTTACGAAACACGTCAACGTAAATGTCCAAAGTGCAATTGTGCATTTGGTGCCAATGACTATCACAGACTTTATCTGTcaacataa